The genomic interval CTGCTCCGGGGCTGCTCCCTGGCGCTGCAGCCGGAGCAGTTGCTCGTGGATTTCTTCCTGAATGTTGGTCAGGTCGGCCACGCTGGTGGCGCTTTCCATGCGGTTGACGGTGGCCAGTGGATCCTGCCCGCGCCAGTGCGCCACGTCCCGATCCGTGAGCACGCCCAGCGGCCGCTCATCGGCATCGACGACCACCAGTCGGTGCACGCCGTGCGAGAGCATCTGCATCATGGCGTCGAAAAGCGTAGCGTTCGCCGCAATGGTCTGCACCGGCGCGCTCATCAACCGCCGCACCGGCGTGTTCGGCAAACCGCCACGCGCCACCAGGCGCCGCAGGTCGGCGCCGGTAACCAATCCGGCCAGCCGCCCGTTGCGCAATACCAAAACGGAACTCACCCCTCGGCGAATCATCTGGCGGGCTACTTCCTGCGCGGTACTTTCCGGGGTACAGGTAATCAATCGCCGATAGGCCAGCTGCCCCAGACGCCGCCCGAAAAGCTGGCGCGCCCCCGTCACATCCACCTCGGTGCCCAGGCGGTTCAGATACTGTTTGATCTGGCGGTCGAAGTACGTGGCCACCGCCTCGTTTTGCTCGTAGAGCTTCAGAAAACGCTCGGCCCGGATCAACGCGCAGACCGTCGGAGCCACCGCCCGCGCTTCGTAAGGCGCTGCGCCGCCTTTGATCAATCCGAATGCGCCAAAGGTATCCCCCTCCCCGCATTTGTCCACCAGGCGTTGCCGGGTTACGTCCATCAGGCGCACCATCCCCGATTCCACCACATACAGGCCTTTGTGCGCCGTACTTCCCTGCTCGATGATGATTTCCCCGGGTTTGAAATATTCCAGCGTCAGATCGGCCAGGACGTCCTGCAGCTCTTCCGATGAGAGTTGATCAAACGGCGGAGTTGCCCGGAGCAACCCGCGCAATCGCTCCAGGATGGTTGAACCTGCCATACACTTGTCGGTCAGGACTCAGGGCGCCAGCGTATAGAGATACGCCGCATAGATGATCAAAAGCAAGCCCCCTTCCCAGCGC from Rhodothermus marinus carries:
- a CDS encoding putative nucleotidyltransferase substrate binding domain-containing protein translates to MAGSTILERLRGLLRATPPFDQLSSEELQDVLADLTLEYFKPGEIIIEQGSTAHKGLYVVESGMVRLMDVTRQRLVDKCGEGDTFGAFGLIKGGAAPYEARAVAPTVCALIRAERFLKLYEQNEAVATYFDRQIKQYLNRLGTEVDVTGARQLFGRRLGQLAYRRLITCTPESTAQEVARQMIRRGVSSVLVLRNGRLAGLVTGADLRRLVARGGLPNTPVRRLMSAPVQTIAANATLFDAMMQMLSHGVHRLVVVDADERPLGVLTDRDVAHWRGQDPLATVNRMESATSVADLTNIQEEIHEQLLRLQRQGAAPEQLGRMLSVVGDRIARRVIRLVARELRTREDLARPDVDWAWLRLGATGRQEMTLTTHQQNALVYADPGDAEAAEAASYWFRRMAEQVNQALEACGFPASETIAREAQWRQPLAGWRQSIRHWILQANAAELERVLPFFDLRPLCGETSLVQTLWQEVEDALNIQELDRTRQFFRLLAELALRQRPSLAPLGRWATERSGPGRGRIDLERRGTRLVVDAARILALELRYFDSTNTFDRLRVAAESLSELASVLHDAIEAYHYLIDVRLEHQLRQMEAGEPPDNFLNPETLSRVQQKLLREALEAVGALQQALKQRYHVAAG